One region of Culex pipiens pallens isolate TS chromosome 2, TS_CPP_V2, whole genome shotgun sequence genomic DNA includes:
- the LOC120415698 gene encoding uncharacterized protein LOC120415698: protein MDQDRLKSLTNKREVILAKVKWELSVAKAIKARNPSLGEVAERRDKLTGLAQCFDDVQTEIEEATPNLEEVVTVFNHRILFEEAYFQIKDIYTDYLDQHVEEPEVRPEDRQDDLRDAVKALLESQQQMLLAQCQKPPPQTLALAAGSQVSNPVPQNVVKLPQIDIPKFTGERKHWRSFKDLFVCTIHSRTDLRDSVKMQYLFSYLDGEAKGKVDSFSINDGNYREAWDALVTYYDKHKYTVFALVREFVDQQPVTNAKELKHLVATSDDVVRQLKALGREYESRDPWLIHLLLEKVDRETRSLWAQKIITVENPTFANFQEFLEQRCDALETCSAFSKKTGPEVSKKESQKPTQRKVQAFHTSAAVSCAKCSKDHPTYHCDLFKAMDVAGRRELVLSKKLCFNCLKPLHTANKCPSKSTCRTPDCKQRHHTTLCQQRQQHSQEPEKADRDHPPRQPEETEEASSVSANAAQAKATKYEPSSVALLPTVIANLEGKDGKLHQVRCLVDSGSQASLITEACVKRIGLKRTNASLEVTGVNGEIVGTTAGAVTLVMSSRFDGETKLTTQAYVLGRLTATLPNQRFNVADLPFLEGLELADPSFNSPGEMDVILGADVFLSILQAGQVKNRQGIPVAQRSIFGWMVSGKISQPCRTSSHHAVLNVAQEFDIDRTLRLFWEDQEIPEGKLLTTEEKRVIEHFDSTLTRSEKDGHFIVRLPLDDSKCKLGESLNAATKRLRAMERKFQRDPNFKERYVAFMREYQKLGHMEEIPETEVQADCTKSYYLPHHGVVKEDSSTTKLRVVFDGSCATTTGVSLNDLLLNAPNVNADLFDVLLRFRTYPVVFTADVEKMYRQVWVHRDDTDYQRIVWRESPDEPIRHFRLLTVTYGLKNSGFLAMSALKKAAEDFEQQYPGAAERIKEHTYVDDLVSGADSAAEAARLVEQIDEIAGKAGFTLRKWCSNVDEALLPLADVKNAAVPIQFPDERNAIKALGIHWLPQEDAFTFKVNMKTDGPNTKHQLLSDSAKLFDPIGWLAPVTVRAKILFQQCWLYDMNWHDPLPAAVEQMWIEFKENLPRLEQVKIPRWMSSYNGRVELHGFSDASEEAYSAVVYIRTFNEIDGAYVNLVAAKTKVAPIRQVSLPRLELNGAWLLARLMKRVAKAFERFKVEMFAYTDSTIVLHQLAIHPRKLDTYVANRTASILEVLPRSRWFHVKSEENPADCASRGISPAELVNHPLWWFGPPWLKAHASTWKHEMPDEEFDEATLEVRKKFRTFNIVVRLPKTTYEEEKQILEKRSSLLGACRQLSRVNRFLYNLRPGNKEKRSGSIAPAELHSARMQFVRLAQHDVFQKEIKTLAAGREVSPKSKIANLYPFLDGDGTLRIGGRLQQSSLPFEVKHPVILPKDHRFTKLLVEELHSQNCHAGPSLLTATVNQRYWIQGCQSVIKQVIHNCVKCRRLKAKTAQQLMGSLPAARVTACRPFTHVGVDYAGPIQVRCSNTRGTRCMKGYIVVFVCLSTKAVHLEAVSDLTSQGFISALKRMIARRGYCCEIWSDNGTNLVGADRLLQEIYEAIMAHSKEAEQFLCNLGIKWKFIPPASPHQGGIWEAAVKSAKSLLRPVVGNEKLTFEELSTVLCQIEACLNSRPLCPLSTSPDSLEALTPGHFLVGQPLNMIPEPDVMHLKMNQLDRWQKMQRYSTEFWNRWRDEYIATLQPRGKWRASEENIKPGQLVLVKNDNAPPSAWELARVVAVHPDRAGLVRNVTLRRGKHEYQRSVQKICPLPN, encoded by the coding sequence ATGGATCAAGATCGGTTGAAGTCCCTCACCAACAAGCGAGAAGTCATCCTCGCGAAGGTGAAGTGGGAGCTGTCCGTCGCGAAAGCCATCAAGGCCCGCAACCCGTCCCTCGGCGAAGTGGCGGAACGGCGGGACAAGTTGACCGGCCTCGCTCAGTGTTTTGACGACGTACAGACCGAGATCGAGGAGGCCACGCCGAACCTGGAGGAGGTGGTCACGGTGTTCAACCACCGAATCCTATTCGAGGAGGCCTACTTCCAGATCAAGGACATCTACACGGATTATCTGGACCAGCATGTGGAGGAGCCGGAAGTTAGGCCGGAAGACCGGCAGGACGATCTGCGAGACGCCGTCAAGGCGCTCTTGGAATCCCAGCAGCAGATGCTGCTCGCGCAGtgccaaaaaccaccaccgCAAACGCTGGCGCTAGCGGCGGGGAGCCAGGTATCGAACCCGGTACCCCAGAACGTCGTCAAGCTGCCACAAATCGACATTCCGAAGTTCACCGGGGAGCGTAAGCACTGGCGCTCATTTAAGGACCTCTTCGTGTGCACAATTCACAGCCGTACCGACCTGCGGGATTCGGTAAAGATGCAGTACCTGTTCTCCTACCTGGACGGTGAAGCGAAGGGGAAAGTCGACTCGTTCTCGATCAACGACGGCAACTACCGTGAGGCGTGGGACGCACTCGTGACCTACTATGACAAACACAAATACACGGTGTTTGCCCTCGTCCGGGAGTTCGTCGACCAGCAACCAGTCACCAACGCCAAGGAATTGAAGCACCTCGTGGCCACATCTGACGACGTCGTCCGCCAGTTGAAGGCCCTAGGACGGGAGTACGAGTCACGGGATCCGTGGCTTATCCACTTGCTGCTGGAGAAGGTGGATCGAGAGACGCGCTCACTGTGGGCGCAGAAGATCATCACCGTGGAGAACCCGACTTTTGCAAACTTCCAAGAGTTCCTGGAGCAGCGGTGTGACGCGTTGGAGACGTGCTCGGCGTTCAGCAAGAAGACGGGCCCTGAAGTTTCGAAGAAGGAGTCTCAAAAGCCAACCCAAAGGAAAGTGCAAGCGTTCCACACGAGCGCTGCTGTGAGCTGCGCGAAATGCAGTAAAGATCACCCGACGTATCACTGCGACCTGTTCAAGGCCATGGACGTGGCCGGACGGCGGGAGCTAGTGCTCTCCAAAAAGCTGTGCTTCAACTGTCTGAAGCCGCTCCACACGGCGAACAAGTGTCCGTCGAAGTCAACGTGCCGCACGCCCGATTGTAAGCAGCGACATCACACGACGCTGTgccagcagcggcagcagcacaGTCAGGAACCGGAGAAGGCTGACCGCGACCATCCTCCACGCCAACCCGAAGAGACGGAGGAGGCCTCGTCGGTCTCGGCCAACGCAGCTCAAGCCAAGGCAACCAAGTACGAACCGTCGTCGGTGGCACTGCTGCCCACGGTGATCGCCAACCTGGAAGGGAAGGACGGGAAGTTGCACCAGGTGCGATGTCTCGTCGACAGCGGATCACAAGCGTCGCTGATTACGGAGGCATGTGTCAAGCGCATTGGGCTGAAGCGCACGAACGCCTCCCTGGAAGTCACCGGAGTGAACGGAGAAATCGTCGGCACCACGGCCGGCGCAGTCACGCTGGTGATGTCTTCGCGTTTCGACGGAGAGACCAAGCTCACCACGCAAGCCTACGTGTTGGGAAGGCTGACGGCAACCCTGCCGAACCAGCGCTTCAACGTAGCAGACCTGCCCTTCCTGGAGGGGCTGGAGTTAGCGGATCCGAGCTTCAACAGTCCAGGCGAGATGGACGTTATTCTCGGAGCAGATGTCTTCCTGTCCATCCTACAAGCCGGACAGGTCAAGAATCGCCAAGGAATCCCCGTGGCCCAGCGTTCCATCTTTGGGTGGATGGTATCGGGGAAGATCTCCCAGCCGTGTCGCACAAGCAGTCACCATGCAGTTCTCAACGTCGCCCAGGAGTTTGACATCGACCGCACCTTGCGGTTGTTCTGGGAGGACCAGGAGATCCCTGAAGGCAAGCTGCTGACAACCGAGGAGAAAAGGGTCATCGAACACTTCGATTCGACTCTCACGCGCTCAGAGAAGGATGGCCACTTTATCGTCAGACTCCCCCTCGACGATTCAAAGTGCAAACTGGGAGAATCGCTCAACGCAGCAACCAAGCGCCTGCGGGCCATGGAACGCAAGTTCCAACGGGATCCCAACTTCAAGGAACGGTACGTTGCCTTCATGCGCGAGTACCAGAAGCTGGGCCACATGGAGGAAATTCCCGAGACGGAGGTTCAAGCAGACTGCACCAAGTCCTACTACCTCCCACACCACGGGGTCGTGAAGGAGGACAGCTCCACGACCAAACTCCGGGTCGTTTTCGACGGCTCTTGCGCCACCACGACCGGGGTCTCACTAAACGACCTACTCTTGAACGCACCCAACGTCAACGCAGATCTCTTCGATGTGCTGCTGCGATTCAGAACCTACCCGGTAGTGTTCACGGCGgatgttgaaaaaatgtaccGCCAGGTCTGGGTGCATCGTGACGACACGGACTATCAGCGCATCGTCTGGAGAGAGTCGCCCGACGAACCGATCCGGCACTTTCGTCTGCTGACCGTAACGTACGGGCTGAAGAACTCCGGGTTCCTGGCGATGTCAGCGCTCAAGAAAGCAGCAGAGGACTTCGAGCAGCAATACCCTGGGGCTGCTGAGCGGATCAAGGAACACACGTACGTGGACGACCTGGTCTCCGGTGCAGATTCGGCGGCAGAAGCAGCGCGGTTGGTGGAGCAGATCGACGAGATTGCTGGTAAGGCCGGCTTCACTCTCCGCAAGTGGTGCTCCAACGTGGACGAAGCGCTTCTACCCCTCGCCGACGTGAAGAACGCAGCGGTGCCAATCCAGTTCCCCGACGAACGCAACGCCATCAAGGCGCTGGGGATCCACTGGTTGCCGCAAGAGGATGCGTTCACCTTCAAGGTCAACATGAAAACGGATGGACCCAACACGAAGCACCAGTTACTGTCCGACTCGGCGAAGCTGTTCGACCCCATCGGATGGCTGGCGCCAGTGACAGTGCGAGCGAAGATCCTGTTTCAACAGTGTTGGCTGTACGACATGAATTGGCACGACCCGCTGCCCGCCGCGGTCGAGCAAATGTGGATCGAGTTTAAGGAGAACCTGCCGCGCCTGGAGCAGGTCAAGATACCAAGGTGGATGTCGAGCTACAACGGACGCGTCGAGCTACACGGCTTCTCGGACGCCTCCGAGGAAGCCTACTCTGCCGTCGTCTACATCCGAACGTTCAACGAGATTGACGGTGCCTACGTCAACTTAGTCGCGGCCAAAACGAAGGTCGCACCAATCCGGCAGGTTTCACTACCTCGGCTGGAGTTGAACGGAGCGTGGCTCCTAGCAAGGTTGATGAAACGGGTGGCCAAGGCGTTCGAGCGGTTCAAGGTGGAGATGTTTGCGTACACAGATTCAACAATCGTTCTGCACCAACTTGCTATCCACCCACGCAAACTTGACACGTACGTGGCCAACAGAACGGCATCGATCCTGGAGGTACTGCCACGGTCTCGCTGGTTCCACGTCAAGTCAGAAGAGAATCCAGCCGACTGTGCCTCCCGTGGAATCTCACCGGCGGAACTGGTCAATCATCCCTTGTGGTGGTTCGGCCCGCCGTGGCTGAAGGCACATGCGTCAACCTGGAAGCATGAGATGCCTGACGAGGAATTCGACGAAGCAACGCTGGAGGTACGCAAGAAATTCCGAACGTTCAACATTGTGGTCAGACTACCAAAAACCACGTACGAAGAGGAGAAGCAGATTCTTGAGAAGCGTTCTTCACTGCTTGGAGCGTGCCGACAGCTGTCACGGGTCAACCGGTTCCTCTACAACCTGCGACCGGGAAACAAAGAGAAGCGTTCCGGTTCGATCGCCCCGGCTGAGCTGCACAGCGCGCGAATGCAGTTCGTAAGGCTGGCTCAGCACGACGTCTTCCAGAAGGAGATCAAAACCCTCGCCGCGGGTCGCGAGGTTTCACCGAAGTCGAAGATTGCCAACCTGTACCCGTTCCTGGACGGCGATGGAACGCTCCGAATTGGCGGTCGTTTGCAGCAGTCGTCCCTACCGTTCGAGGTCAAGCACCCGGTGATTCTTCCCAAGGATCATCGATTCACGAAGCTGCTGGTGGAGGAGCTCCACTCGCAGAACTGCCACGCCGGACCATCGCTCTTGACTGCTACGGTCAACCAACGCTATTGGATTCAAGGCTGCCAATCGGTAATCAAGCAGGTGATTCACAACTGTGTGAAGTGCCGTCGTCTGAAGGCCAAGACGGCGCAGCAGCTGATGGGTAGCCTCCCTGCAGCTCGAGTCACGGCGTGCCGGCCATTCACTCACGTGGGGGTGGATTACGCCGGGCCCATACAAGTACGCTGCAGCAACACCCGAGGAACACGCTGTATGAAGGGGTACATCGTCGTGTTTGTGTGCCTCTCAACCAAGGCCGTTCACCTGGAGGCGGTCAGCGACCTCACGTCGCAGGGATTCATTTCCGCACTCAAGAGGATGATCGCACGTCGCGGTTATTGTTGCGAAATCTGGTCGGACAACGGCACTAATCTGGTTGGTGCGGACCGACTGCTGCAGGAGATCTACGAAGCGATTATGGCACACAGCAAGGAAGCCGAGCAATTCCTCTGCAATCTCGGCATCAAGTGGAAGTTTATTCCGCCGGCCAGCCCTCACCAGGGTGGCATCTGGGAAGCAGCCGTCAAAAGTGCTAAGAGCCTGCTGCGTCCAGTCGTTGGGAACGAAAAACTGACGTTCGAAGAACTCAGTACGGTGCTCTGCCAGATCGAGGCCTGCTTGAATTCGAGACCACTCTGCCCGTTGTCAACATCACCGGACAGTCTCGAAGCTCTGACGCCGGGGCACTTTCTTGTGGGCCAGCCGTTGAACATGATTCCAGAGCCCGACGTCATGCACTTGAAGATGAATCAGCTCGATCGTTGGCAGAAGATGCAGCGCTACTCCACCGAGTTCTGGAACCGCTGGCGTGACGAATACATCGCGACGTTGCAGCCGAGAGGAAAGTGGCGCGCAAGTGAGGAGAACATCAAGCCGGGGCAACTGGTCCTGGTCAAGAATGACAACGCTCCACCATCCGCCTGGGAGCTGGCCCGTGTCGTAGCAGTTCATCCGGATCGAGCAGGACTTGTTCGGAACGTGACGCTGCGTCGTGGGAAGCACGAGTACCAACGCTCGGTGCAGAAGATCTGTCCGCTTCCGAATTGA